The DNA window CGGTGGACGGCTCGATGCTCAGGAACGAGGGCTTCCATTTCGCCCGCGCGGGCACGTTCGTGGAGCGTGGGGAATCGACCGCGCGCATCCTCGACATGAAATATTTCCTGCTGCTGCCCTCGCTTTCCTATGTCGGATCGAGCCTCGATTCCGGGCAATGGGATCAGGTGCTGCGTTCGGTCGCCGGGGCGCGTGCATACAGCTGGCTCAATGCCGGAAACATCGATGCCCGCGGCATCGTCGAGTTCCTGGTGCTGGATGAGCGTTTCCCGCGCAGCCTTGCCTTCTGCCGGCTCGCCCTGCGCCGCACCTTGTCGGCGCTCGCCCGGATGCATGGCCGCGAAGGGCACAGCGACGAATTGATGGCCGAAGCCGAGGCGCGGTTCGAGGCGCTCACGGTCGATGACGTGTTCGACCGCGGGCTGCACGAATTCCTCGTCGACTTCATGCGCCGCAATGCCGCGATCGCCGAGGCGATCATCGACGACTACCGCTTTCTGGCCTAGGCTGCACCCATGCGTCTCTCGATCCGGCACACGACTCACTACGCTTTCAGCCAGCCGGTGGTGCATGCCTTGCAGCGCCTGCGCCTCACCCCCAAGGAAACGCAGGGCCAGCAGATCCTGCACTGGGACATGGAATACGACAACGCCCATCCCGAACTTCACTACGACGATCAGAATTTCAACCACGTCACCCTGATTGCCGTCGAACCGGGCGCAAGCACGGTTACGGTCACCTGCCAAGGTGCGGTCGAGACGCAGGACCATTCCGGTGTCATCGGCCATCATGCCGGACATCTTCCGCTGTGGAGCTTCATGGGGCAGACCCCGCTTACCCGGCCCGGCCCGAAAGTGCGCGCCCTGATACGCGATCTTCCGGCGCCCGGCGAAGACGACCGGCTGCCCTTCCTCCACGCATTGTCGAACCGCATTCGAGAGGAAGTGTCCTATCAGACCGGCGCAACCACCGCGATCACCACCGCCGAGGAAGCCAGCGCCCACGGTTTCGGAGTGTGCCAGGATCATGCCCACATCTTCATCGGTGCCGCGCGCGCGGCGGACATTCCGGCGCGCTATGTCAGCGGCTACCTGATGATGAACGACCGGATCGAACAGGACGCGACACATGCCTGGGCCGAGGCGCATATCGAGGGGCTGGGCTGGGTCGGCTTTGACATCTCCAACGGGATCAGCCCCGATCCGCGCTATGTCCGGGTCGCGACGGGGCGCGATTATCGCGACGCCGCACCGCTGACGGGGATCAGCTTCGGATCGACCGAGGAATTGCTCACGGTCAATGTCGCGGTTGAACAGCAGAAGCAAGACGAGCAGTAGGACCGCGCATCGGTGGGAACACCGACCGGTAGAGACAGGCTGCGCGATCTGCGCTAACCGCCCCTCCTCGACAACGGAGACCCCTTGAATGACCTATTGCGTCGGCATGGTGCTCGAACGCGGCCTTGTCCTGATGAGCGACACCCGCACCAATTCGGGCGTCGACAACATCTCGACCTTTCGCAAAATGTTCCACTGGCAGGTGCCGGGCGAACGCGTGATCGCGGTGATGTGCGCGGGCAATCTCGCCACGACACAGGCCGTAATCAGCCAGCTCG is part of the Erythrobacter litoralis genome and encodes:
- a CDS encoding transglutaminase family protein, with the protein product MRLSIRHTTHYAFSQPVVHALQRLRLTPKETQGQQILHWDMEYDNAHPELHYDDQNFNHVTLIAVEPGASTVTVTCQGAVETQDHSGVIGHHAGHLPLWSFMGQTPLTRPGPKVRALIRDLPAPGEDDRLPFLHALSNRIREEVSYQTGATTAITTAEEASAHGFGVCQDHAHIFIGAARAADIPARYVSGYLMMNDRIEQDATHAWAEAHIEGLGWVGFDISNGISPDPRYVRVATGRDYRDAAPLTGISFGSTEELLTVNVAVEQQKQDEQ
- a CDS encoding alpha-E domain-containing protein, with translation MLGRMANASFWMFRYLERAENTARLIEAALRMALTKDFATAEEEWRSVIATLGLTALYEMEHDGYDGPRVWNFVLRDRANPASVRAMFGAVRNNARAARTCISSEVWEAVNESWMELDRMLARPVSQGALGDVVTLIRRSGAQVHGAVDGSMLRNEGFHFARAGTFVERGESTARILDMKYFLLLPSLSYVGSSLDSGQWDQVLRSVAGARAYSWLNAGNIDARGIVEFLVLDERFPRSLAFCRLALRRTLSALARMHGREGHSDELMAEAEARFEALTVDDVFDRGLHEFLVDFMRRNAAIAEAIIDDYRFLA